Proteins encoded together in one Anopheles darlingi chromosome 3, idAnoDarlMG_H_01, whole genome shotgun sequence window:
- the LOC125957151 gene encoding dynactin subunit 2, whose product MADPKFQYLPYIAHDQPDVYETADVNEADNTSDYDEEEPVNDAIERLHLSTKDSIGKFKGKYLVGDVDFSDPIGRKNRLGYDARSLDYELAGEGERETPLQRCHRLKCEMNELMEEIEASRADTRRTAEEKASYETVFGVVSTAKKVLESLKLEQVIGDEVVSGGGEAEAKKLIAQIEEYKKSGVVSSSDPKLVANELKQSARIAQLEHRLHQLEVAVGTKPERISRLAGTTGTENLIEAVQNISAKAALLQPSQLDTVETRLNNLLQQMNSIQEKSNAAGQDPNREQKILELYEIAKSTEPIVQILPDMLHRMQTLESLHKYATNFSKLFAELETTQASILNGVAGNKALLTGVQEAFAQNLENVNKEVKKLEDRMSKLQQTIK is encoded by the exons ATGGCTGACCCGAAGTTCCAGTATCTGCCGTACATC GCCCATGACCAACCAGATGTTTATGAGACGGCCGACGTGAACGAGGCGGATAACACGTCGGATTACGATGAAGAGGAACCGGTGAACGATGCGATCGAGCGGCTGCACCTCTCCACCAAGGACTCGATCGGCAAGTTCAAGGGCAAGTACCTCGTCGGCGACGTGGACTTTTCCGACCCCATCGGGCGCAAGAATCGTCTCGGGTACGATGCCCGCAGCCTGGACTACGAGCTGGCCGGGGAGGGTGAACGGGAGACCCCGTTGCAACGTTGCCATCGGCTGAAGTGCGAGATGAACGAGCTGATGGAGGAGATCGAAGCATCCCGGGCCGATACACGGCGAACGGCGGAGGAGAAAGCGTCCTACGAGACGGTGTTCGGAGTCGTCAGCACCGCCAAGAAGGTGCTCGAAAGCTTGAAGCTCGAACAGGTGATTGGTGATGAGGTCGTATCGGGAGGTGGTGAAGCGGAGGCCAAGAAGCTGATTGCGCAAATCGAGGAATACAAAAAGTCCGGTGTGGTCTCGAGCAGTGATCCGAAACTGGTGGCCAATGAGCTGAAGCAAAGCGCACGGATCGCACAGCTCGAGCACCGCTTGCATCAGCTGGAGGTAGCGGTCGGTACGAAGCCGGAACGCATTAGTCGCTTGGCCGGAACGACGGGCACGGAGAATCTGATCGAGGCCGTGCAGAACATTTCGGCCAAGGCAGCACTACTGCAACCCTCCCAGCTGGACACGGTCGAAACACGGTTGAACaatttgctgcagcagatgaACAGCATCCAGGAGAAATCGAACGCCGCTGGGCAGGATCCTAACCGAGAGCAGAAG ATACTGGAACTTTACGAAATTGCAAAAagcaccgaaccgatcgtACAGATCCTTCCCGATATGCTTCATCGCATGCAAACACTCGAGTCCCTGCACAAATACG CAACCAACTTCAGCAAGCTGTTCGCCGAGCTAGAAACCACTCAAGCGTCCATCTTGAACGGTGTAGCGGGTAATAAGGCCCTGTTAACGGGCGTGCAGGAAGCGTTCGCGCAAAATCTCGAGAATGTGAACAAAGAAGTAAAGAAGCTGGAAGAccgcatgagcaaactgcagCAAACGATTAAGTAG
- the LOC125957142 gene encoding mitoguardin, giving the protein MSVSKILPTNIFTSQRIIIFSVSAGVALLGALAAYLGRRRTALPPQRRIRKPCNRRTRNSVRSPNDIVSVAGSRVSARSYSPSGSVHAVSDRMSLASGSLAAAGGGTGSVAMAAAPGSIIGNSSPLSPQQLGVMGMEALENAVSYWEDALAGRDEMDGLPGRFLPDQEEFCRELQSLLEAAYTLQEQGELLFLDERSVLYRDEGHKKAITENGLTNGHRSGSDPNFDSAESFASALEQVADLREFEDYMDSTDLERYPLYANAIAINDDQQIPCRELRTDMVGCASDIEYLAKLHCIRLAFQLLFKDPKNGRWVADTGRQILTDLLCLGDKDPKDFLVAYETMLEFLQNPASWNDIELELESRKVKAMTFYDVVLDFIILDAFRDLDSPPGSVLAVINNRFLSNSFKESALTTAVWSVLKAKKRLLKFPNGFMSHFYCITEQLSPLMVWGFFGPNETLKEVCKYFKEETIAFLGDIYNFQKCRYTTVEELAQDILECMKKRANNIAVKFNQ; this is encoded by the exons ATGAGTGTCTCAAAAATTCTTCCAACAAACATATTTACCTCGCAAAGG ATTATCATTTTCTCCGTTTCGGCCGGAGTAGCACTGCTCGGTGCACTAGCAGCATATCTAGGGAGGCGAAGAACTGCGTTACCACCGCAACGACGAATTCGCAAACCATGCAATCGACGCACCAGAAACAGCGTACGGAGCCCGAACGATATCGTGTCCGTTGCAGGATCGCGCGTCTCGGCCCGATCGTACAGCCCTAGCGGATCCGTCCATGCCGTCTCGGATCGAATGTCGCTTGCGTCCGGATCACTGgcagctgccggtggtggcactGGTTCGGTGGCAATGGCAGCAGCCCCAGGTTCGATCATCGGCAATTCCTCACCACTTTCACCGCAGCAACTCGGTGTCATGGGTATGGAAGCACTCGAAAACGCTGTAAGCTACTGGGAGGATGCGTTAGCGGGGCGCGACGAAATGGACGGACTACCGGGACGGTTTCTGCCCGACCAGGAAGAGTTCTGCCGCGAGCTGCAAAGTCTACTAGAAGCTGCCTACACGCTGCAGGAGCAGGGTGAACTCCTGTTCCTAGACGAGCGATCAGTGCTGTACCGTGACGAGGGACACAAGAAAGCGATCACCGAAAATGGACTCACGAACGGACACCGTTCCGGATCGGATCCTAACTTTGATTCGGCCGAAAGTTTCGCCTCCGCCCTGGAGCAAGTGGCCGACTTAAGGGAGTTTGAGGATTATATGGACTCGACCGATCTCGAGCGGTACCCACTGTACgcgaatgcgatcgcgatAAACGACGATCAGCAGATTCCGTGCCGGGAGCTACGAACCGATATGGTTGGTTGTGCTTCCGACATCGAGTACCTGGCGAAGCTGCACTGTATACGGTTAGCGTTTCAGTTGCTGTTTAAG GATCCCAAAAATGGACGTTGGGTAGCCGATACGGGACGACAGATTCTAACCGATCTGCTGTGCCTAGGTGACAAGGATCCGAAGGATTTCCTCGTCGCGTACGAGACGATGCTCGAGTTTCTGCAGAATCCGGCCAGCTGGAATGACatcgagctggagctggagtcgCGCAAAGTCAAGGCGATGACCTTCTACGATGTGGTGCTTGACTTTATCATACTGGACGCCTTCCGCGATCTTGATTCCCCACCGGGCAGTGTGCTGGCGGTCATCAATAATCGCTTTCTGTCGAATAGCTTCAAAGAGAGCGCCCTGACGACGGCCGTCTGGTCGGTGCTGAAGGCCAAAAAGCGATTACTAAAGTTCCCGAACGGCTTCATGTCGCACTTTTACTGCATCACCGAGCAGCTATCGCCGCTAATGGTGTGGGGATTCTTCGGCCCCAACGAAACGCTCAAGGAGGTGTGCAAATACTTCAAGGAGGAAACGATCGCTTTCCTCGGCGATATCTACAACTTCCAGAAGTGCCGGTACACGACGGTGGAAGAGTTGGCCCAGGACATACTGGAGTGTATGAAAAAGCGGGCCAACAACATTGCCGTCAAGTTCAACCAGTAA